The window TAGTCCATCTTTGTCGTTCATAACGTCTGACTCTTTGCCTCAGTTTCAATGGCAATTGCCTCCGTCTCATCCACCATTCCATGTCACGGCACCTTAGCTGCATTTTTCTCTTCTTTGCCATGACAGCGTGCAAAAATACCTTTTCAAACATAGTgtgaatgatttatttattttaatgtacgTCTCgtgttattaataaaataagtgGAGTTTGAGATTTTGAATCACCTGAATATTTCCAATCAACAGAGTGAATAACAGCAAACCACCAAGGACAAGGCTTATACTGAACATTACTTCCTTCCAGTCACTTGTTGGTTCCAAGTTGTTGCCAAAAGTACTGCAAAATTTATTCACAAGCAAATGAACGTCAAGATTGCCATGAACTACGCATCTAACACTCCCACATCACTCTGCTAATGAAAAGCTGCTGACTCGATACTATGTTTCTCATAGGAATGGTTTCATGGGTGTGATTTGAGCTCGTGACAAGGATTCCCCCGCGCACATACCCTGCGAAGGGCGAGTCCATTTAAATTGAAAAAGTTTGaactttttgtataatttttctaaaaatgcaaTATTTTCTCCCtctcaagtctagtgagtcatGTCTATTGTCTCACAATCCACCCAGGCGGCAAGTTATAGATACAGATATAAGAACATGCGCACGTACCTTAGTGTCATCATTCCCCAACTAATGGGATAAAGAATCTTGACAGACACCGAGTTGCTAGAGACAACAGGAAGTGCCCATGTGTATATTCCGTATCTAAACGATCCATTGACATCCAAGCAGAATGATTTTCTACCCACAACTTCTGGGTTGCATCGTTGCCCGAGGCACGACGCTACACGTTGTATCGCAAGAATGTACCAACATCCACCCACAACCTGCAGTAAACAGATCAAATTTACTACAAAACAAATTCAATATCAAAGCTAGCTAATTGCGATATTCCTTCGAGAACTTGGATTTGGATCTGGTTACACATACGTGAGAGGCGATGAAGTATGCTATGAGATTAAGGCCGAACCCCCACCAAATTGTGCCGAAGATGTAGCCTGTTACCTTCTGCATTCTTCTTATCAAGGACAAGGTGTGATATATCTTAGGTAGGAATTGGAACAAGAAACTCGACAAGAGTATCGTTGTTATATGCTGTGCTCTTTCCTCTGTGATCAATCTCGGCATCACTAACCAAAAAACAGCCTGCAAAGCAACatgattattaattatgaaataaCATTCTCCGGGAAAAAAAATCTTCATATGTATATGCATAAGTACAACATATATCATTCCCAACCCTGCAACTAAAAGTCAAGTGTACCTAACTTTTTTATAACATGTAACATCGTTGCAAGTAAAAACCTCTGCATTCTGACATTATCGAAGACCCCGCAGGTATGattaaatcaaaataacaaTGAGAAATGGGTAAATAACGCGACACTACCTGAGGAACTGGTAGAATGACAAAAACATCAAACCAGAATCCATCGAGTGATCGCAAGTAATGAGCAGCAATTGCACGTGTGTCCCAAACGAGTTTTCCGCATCCAATAACCAGGGATTCTTGCGGCACAAAAGCCAGCCGGAACTGCAGCCACACATGGCATAAATGCAAGGCATCGAGGCAAACACGCAGCACGGTGGCAATAGCGACCAACCCACCGTCAATGTACAAGCACGGCGACCCACCGCGGCCAATGGACAAAACATAAAAGAAGAGCGGGTCCACAGCTAACGACATGCTACGCGCCAACAAGATCGCCCTGTTCCAACGTCGCACGCCCTTGCTCCGTGGGTCCAAACTTCTGACGAATGGGTGGCTCGAGGCGAGGTGGGTGTTGAGGTTTTTTCTGTCCAGCCGATTTTTTATCGGGAGGAGGGAAGAACCCGCGGACGCCTCCCACTCCGGCTGGTCGGCTTTGTACCAGCTTGCGGAATGGAAAACGGGGATGCTGACTCGAGTGCATGCGTAACATTCACCGGAGGTGGAGATTTGGCTGTCCTCCATGCCGTCTCTGATTCCCGGTTGAACTGGCTTTCGCCGGGACACTCCAAACTACCTGCATTTATTATTTTCCAACTCAACAATATCAGAAAACAAATTGAACGTTGTGTAGCTGAAGTAACCTCGTATACATCGAACAgaatggatatatatatatatatatataattgtgaaCACCATTATATATCTTAACTTGGCAGAATAACAGTAGAAAATTAAGGGTGGCACAGTAACCTTGGAAGGGAGAATTGTTTGTCTGGAATTTGAGAAGACGTCTTCTCAGGGAAAACCATGGGAGAGAAGGAAACAAATTTGGTCCGTAAAACGTGAGAGTAGATGATATTTAAACAACAAAAATGGAAAACAAAATTGTTGAGAAATGGCAAAAAAAGGTGGGAGTAACGGTTGATTTGCgtcttaatattttttctcttctCGTGGGCGGTACAAGCGATCAAATGGAGACTGTACAATAtgatttatatttgaatatattgtttaaaaaatattatattatcttcattaatttttttataacaatatTATGAACAAGAGTAgaatttagtattttaaaggatgataaaaaaaatttaatttagtaaTCTATTTAATACTTTGTTCAAGTTTTATATTCGTGAATTTGATGGATGCTTGTTCCTCCATCACACGTATCCACTGTATAAAATATacttaaaatttattgtttatacTAGTATCTTTTTTGTAACATGTATACTAGTATTTCAGCATTGTACGTCTAAAATAGTggacaaaatataataaaaaaataggggatatatatatatatatatattgttgtgaaaaagtaaaaatttacggtaaaaaagtaaaaatctcaaactctcaaaattatcacactacacactttataatatttttctctcaactcaattgtgattttcttcacaaatgagagatctatttatagaaaatttttacNGGCATTGTTCTAAAAAGCACTAGtatctgatttttctttttgttcaTTTCTATATTTTTCAACACTTCATGTTAGGATCAAACTTTTATCACTAgaccaaaaattataattgttaGTTAAGGCgcaattttatttctttatattcGTGATAGCCTATAGTGTACATACTTGGGCGTTAATGAGTTGAACTGCTAGGTCCATCGGTCCGGAGAGGTGCATATCTATATGTCGGCGttgtcatatatatttttagagaCCAGTCTTACAATTTCATTACAGTCGGCCCTGACCATAGTAGAGACAATATTATCTATTAAGATCTGATGTCATTATTTTCATTGTCCACCTAGTCAATCAGATCGAGCGACGCAACGTCAACAACTTGACACAAGAAAACTTCTCAGGAGATCACTCTTCCCAATACTACTTTCGCCCATGCATGTTTAACCCAACATCCTCCAAAAAAAAGTATAGAAATATGCTTCATGAGAGATTTGAACGCATGACCTCGCTCTGATTCCAATTGTTATGATTAAACGTTTACCAAGACCAAAAACTATAGTTGTTAGCTAATGAACAACTGTATTTCTTTATTTTCGTGGCAGCGTAGAATACATCTAATTGAATGCTAATAGATCGGGCAGTTAGGCCCATGAATCCAAAGATGTGTGTATCTATCTATTGGTATTGTGTTATATCCTTTATATAATAGTCTTATCATTTCCTCACTTCCGACCATGTCCCCAACAAAGACAATATTGTGTTAAAATTCACTTTTTTAAGGCTAACTTAGCCAACCAGCTCAAGCGACAAAGCGTCACTAATTTGACGTATGAGAACTAGTTTATCGCATTAGAACTTCTCAGGAAGTCACTAATTCTAATAATAATCTCATTCATGCACGCTCAACTCAAcactttttttttgtatcaaatTCAAACCTAAATCCATGACATCTTCTCTTCATCCGATATAAAATTTTGCTTCGCGAAGTTGTCTTAAAATGGGAAATATGTGATGAGAAAATatgctaatttatttatttatttttgaatccgattatttaaaatatatgtatctGCCTAGGACGATTTCAAGCCATTTGGGCAGCCGATTTATGTAACAACGCTCGGAGATGTCCTTTTTCTAAAAATTAGAATGGTGGACGACCGCATATCACCTAGATGTCGTTTCTTAGAATACTGATTGTAGGCAAAGCAAAAATTATTACAACAAAGTCAAGTATTCTAATAAATAGCAGgtgtcttgtgagacggtctcacggatattTATTCATAGGATGAGTCAATCATGTTCATATCTATAACATcaagtaataattttgacataaaaaataatatttttccacgagtgacctaaataaaatatcattctaacaaaagtttttgtatctaattaataaattatctcttaattacgACCGAAGAGGGTGAGGTGATCTCCTGTGCCATGAGGTTTCACGGACAATGAGTGGCTCCTGGttggcttctaggcggagggaacatgaatgaaccgatgcTACACCAGAATGAGAGGGATTTTAAAACTGTTCACGTATGAGATTCTGTGCAGTTGAGAagtgtataaaatattttatagatGCTAGTCATAACAAGAAAGTGAATATTCTTTTCGGGAGCTCATCaaataagaactccaaagttaagcatgcttgacttggggcaattttgagACAAGCTGGAAAagctcgtcttggtacagtggaGACAGTCGTCGAGTCTAAAACGTTGCAAATACTTATtataatagataaaataaatatatttttattaaatctaATACTTAACCTATATTATCGCCATCACATTCATACTAACATATATCAACAGTTTAACATACACATCGTTGCCGCACATTACATATGAAAGATANATTTCAGATATTATATGCtttattgattttatatattcaaaattatattattaactaGAGAAAAAGGACATATTTTAGAaagcaaaagaaaaaacaaaatctATTACTATATCAACTTATTGGTCTGCAGTAATACTTTCTCGTATAGTCATATCCAAATTTCTGTAATTAAGATATTGCTCAATTTTTTGAATTATCATATTAcctctctttttttatttaaatattctaaaattataaataaatactcTGAGAAATCGAGATATATACCTAGATATGGGTATTCTTGTGGGcaagaaaattacatttttgatattattttttttctgttACCAAGAAATTATTTCACATACATATATGTTCcaaaaagtaaaataataattagtctttttttttttttgttaaaccTCACGTTCATAGAATCTCCCTGTTAGAAGATATGAGGGCCAACAATTTTGTCACCCACTCATATTCGTTTCATCATAGACCGTATTTTGCATGTGAGCTGCTGCTGCTTTTACAACTTGAATATATAGAAACCTctaataaaaattcaattttttattttctttttacataACGTAACAACTaacaaatacaatttttttcacTTATCCTGCAAATCACGTCACATGCATGCTTGCGATCATTTGACATTACACTTATTTACTCTACCAACCAGATAGCTGTGGAAGTAGGGGTGCATTGTTTTAGATTGGGTTGATGATTATGACGATGAAAGTGAAACCAAGATAAGATGAGAAGTTATTGGCCGAGTTTTTCTAATTTCAACAACTATATTGAAAACATTTTGGATTGAACAATCGAAAACATGGTAGAAACTATATATTACATACGCATGTCAAAGAACATTTAAGAAAAATCTACCGAATTCTACAAAGCAATTGTTAGACTACAATTGTGAATGCTTGCTTTCTCCCCTAGACTAGATATCCAATGATGTTTCATTTTGTTAGGCCCAAAATATTCCCTTTGGATTATAACATATATAGAGCAGGCCCAGCAAGCTCCATGCTTGGTATGGACAAATTGTCGAGGTTTtcatatacatttaatttataatttatgcgATTATCAGGTTTATATTGAAAGCAAGTTATCCATCGTATTATAAtaactaaatataaattaatattagatTACAATCATTTATGTGAATTAAACTAATTAGAATAATCGTAAATCTAtggaaattattttataaatataactaATATTAAAAAGAAGAATCAGAAGAAAGAAAAGCCCTCTGCCAAATCAATAAGGGNAGAAGAAAGAAAAGCCCTCTGCCAAATCAATAAGGGCATTCACATTGATTTCACTTATAACACTAACCACCAAATCAAAATTACGGCCTCtacatatcacatatatattattttaaaacatacatTCTATCAGATTCATTTTAACAATAACATTGTTTATTCATTTatctttattcttattttacattaaataaatacactttcaattttatttacaataacttaaattattattaattaaaataaataataatatttttaaatatatttattcttttaaattatttcatcttatttttacaagtataatt of the Primulina huaijiensis isolate GDHJ02 chromosome 1, ASM1229523v2, whole genome shotgun sequence genome contains:
- the LOC140976816 gene encoding cyclic nucleotide-gated ion channel 2-like, whose amino-acid sequence is MEDSQISTSGECYACTRVSIPVFHSASWYKADQPEWEASAGSSLLPIKNRLDRKNLNTHLASSHPFVRSLDPRSKGVRRWNRAILLARSMSLAVDPLFFYVLSIGRGGSPCLYIDGGLVAIATVLRVCLDALHLCHVWLQFRLAFVPQESLVIGCGKLVWDTRAIAAHYLRSLDGFWFDVFVILPVPQAVFWLVMPRLITEERAQHITTILLSSFLFQFLPKIYHTLSLIRRMQKVTGYIFGTIWWGFGLNLIAYFIASHVVGGCWYILAIQRVASCLGQRCNPEVVGRKSFCLDVNGSFRYGIYTWALPVVSSNSVSVKILYPISWGMMTLSTFGNNLEPTSDWKEVMFSISLVLGGLLLFTLLIGNIQVFLHAVMAKKRKMQLRCRDMEWWMRRRQLPLKLRQRVRRYERQRWTILGGNDGLEFISDLPEGLRRDINRYLCLDLIKKVPLFHTLDDLILDNICDRAKPLVFSKDEKIIREGDPVQRIVFIVHGRVKRSQNLSRGILATNILEPGTFFGDELLSWCLRRPFMERLPHSSATFTCLESTEAFALEANHLRYITDHFRYKFVNESVRRTARYYSSNWRTWGAVNIQLAWRRYMQRSSHCSVGYGSRTADGDRRLRQYAIFFMSIRPHDHLE